In Prochlorococcus marinus XMU1404, the sequence TAAAAAGATATGATGAGAAAAATTAATTTGAAGTATCAAAACCTGACCCAACTAAATCTTTAGTTGTGTTTGAGGGCCTGAAATTTTTTGACCAAATACTTTTTGTTTTTGAGAAAAGTTGATTTTTATTAATTTTCCAAAATTTTAAAATTTTTTCGATATCTTCTTTAATTTCAACCTCACCAGGAAAATTTGTATATCGATTTATTAATCTAGCTAAATTAATAAAATCGAGATTTTCTGGATCTTTTTTAGAGATGAGAGAATCTATAATAATTTTGTCTGTTGCGTGTAATGGATGAGTTTGCTCTTTACTCATAAATAATTACTGAATCATTTATAAAATTAGCTCACATATTTAAAAATGAAACATTATCTTAATCATATTGGCAAAATAAAATGAAAAATTTAAAGTTTAAAGTCATATCTAAATACCTTAGACCATACAAAAAAGAATTTTTATATGGAGCTTTAGCCCTCTTAGTAGTAAATGTATTAAGCGTTGTAATACCTCTAGAAGTAAAAAACATAATTGACCAATTACAAACCGGTTTTTCTTCGAATTTTGTAATTTCTAAATCACTATGGTTAGTTTTATTAGCAACTTGCATGGGTTTAATTAGACTTTTTTCTAGGCAAATTGTATTTGGGATAGGTAGAAAGGTTGAGGTTAATCTACGTCAAAAACTTTTTGATCATTTGCTTATTCAAGATCCTGAATGGATACAAAAAAAAGGTAGCGGGGACATTATTAGCAGAGCGACAAGTGATGTTGAAAACATAAGAAGGCTATTGGGTTTTACGGTTTTAAGTTTATGTAACATCGTTTTAGCTTATTCCTTTACTATTCCATCGATGTTTTCGATAAACAAAAAATTAACAATATCCGCTCTATTGATATTCCCATTAATACTTGGAATTGTTAGCTTATTCGGAGGCAAAATGGTTAATCAAAGAAAAGCTCAACAAGAGTCATTATCCAAACTTAGTGATCTGATACAAGAAGATCTTTCTGGTATAAGTGCAATTAAAATTTATGCACAAGAAATTGCTGAGAAGAAAGAATTTGATAGATATAATGATGCATATCAAAATTCGGCGATAAAGCTTGCAAGAACAGCAAGTACACTTTTCCCATTGCTTCAAGGTATATCCTCAATTTCTCTATTGATTTTATTAGGATTAGGAACTTATCAACTAAATGGTGGATTTATTACAATAGGAGGTCTAGTAGCCTTAATTCTTTATGTAGAAAGGCTTGTTTTCCCTACAGCTCTTTTAGGGTTTACTTTAAATACTTTTCAACTCGGTCAAGTAAGTTTAGATCGTGTAGAAGAAATTTTTCAAAACAATCCAAGTATTGTAGATGGAGCAAAAACCAAATTTTTAAAAAGAAAAATAAAAGGTATATTAGAAGCAAAAGAATTAACCATAAAATATCCAGGTGCAACATTTAATTCACTAAATGGTCTCAATTTTAAAATTTATCCTGGAGAACTTGTTGCGATAGTTGGGCCTGTAGGTTGCGGCAAAACAACATTAGCAAAGTCTCTTGGAAGAACTATTGATATTCCAAATGGTCAATTGTATTTAGATAAGATTGATGTGAAAAACATTAAATTAAGCGACCTAAGAAAAAATATTGCAATTGTTCCTCAAGAAGCATTCTTATTTACTACCTCAATCTCAGAAAACCTGCGATTTGGAGAACCAAAAGCAACTCTAGGATTAGTAAAAAAAAGCGCAATGAAAGCAGGTTTAATCGATGACATCAATAGTTTTCCTCAAAAATTTAAAACAATTGTTGGAGAGAGAGGTATCACACTAAGTGGAGGACAAAGGCAAAGAACAGCACTTGGAAGAGCATTACTAGTGAATTCTCCTATTGTCGTTCTTGATGATGCTTTAGCAAGTGTTGATAATAAAACTGCCGCAATAATAATAGAAGAAATGCGACAAACAAGTAATAAAACAATTTTAATGATTAGCCACCAATTATCTGTAGCTGCTACTTGTGACAGAATTTTAGTAATGGATAAAGGAGAAATAGTTCAAGAAGGTCATCATAAAGATTTAGTAAAATCGAAGGGTTTATACAAAAAACTTTGGGAAAGAGAACTGGCAACTAACATTGTTGAAAGCTAAAAGTTATTTTTTTACTTATGATATATAAATTTAAATTATGTTCGAATTTCTAAAAATTATTATGAATAATGAGGAGCCAACATTAAATAATGACGTTAGTTCAGTTCATAGAATATTAAAAACAGATTTTAAGAGTCATCCTAATCCTCAAGAAGATGAAATAATATTTGGATGTGGTTGTTTCTGGGGAGCTGAAAAATGTTTTTGGAAACTTCCAGGAGTAATTACAACTTCAGTAGGGTATGCTGGTGGGGATAAAAGCAACCCAACATATTATGAAATATGTACCGGTTTAACTGGTCATTCAGAAGTTGTAAGAGTAATTTGGGATAAAAGTAAAATAGACATAAGTGATCTATTAAAAATGTTTTGGGAATGTCATGACCCTACCCAAAAAAACAGACAAGGTAATGATATAGGAACCCAATATAGGTCATCGATATATTATAAAAATGAAAATAATAAAAAAATAATATTAGCCAGTAAAGAACAATACCAAAAAGAACTAAATAAAAATAATTTTGGATTAATTGAAACAGAAATAAAAAAGATTGATACCTATTATTACGCAGAACAATATCATCAACAATATCTTGCTTCAGAAGGGAGCAGACAGTATTGTTCGGCTGCACCAACAAAAGTTAAATTAGGATATTTTCTTGGAAGTAATTACAAATTAAAAGATGATATTTGGGAAAACTTTAATTGGGAAGTTGATCATTGTGTATTGAGATCTAATAACAATCCTATAAAGAACAACAAATAAATCCCTCTAATCTTTATAGTAATAAAACGGGGCGTAGCGCAGTTTGGTAGCGCACCACTTTGGGGTAGTGGGGGTCGTGGGTTCAAATCCCGCCGTTCCGATCAATTATCTTCATCATTTATAAGAGATTTATATAGCTTATAAGAACTTATTCCCACAGCTATGAAAGTAAATGATGAAAAAAAAGCTAAAACTATTATGGTAAGGTTTGAAACTTCAACTTCACCTAGCTGGAAAGATATAAAAATATTCATAAAATACTTTTTTTAAACCATATCATAATTGGAAAAAATTTTTTAAAACGAATTATAAATTCAAAAGAATTACGACACCAAATACAATCCTATAAACAATAAATAATTTCAAACCATTTGAAGAAAAATACCTTAGCAGAAAATTGATCGCAAACAACGAAGATACAAATGTAGTAATAAGACCAACAATTAGTGGATAAAAACTTAAAGAATTCAATTCATTAAAAGAAGAAAAGAACTCAACAATAGCCGCAAAAGAGATGGCTGGTATGCCTAGAAGAAAGGAGTATTTGGCAGCATCACCTCGTTCCCAACCTGAGACAAGAGCGGTAGAAATAGTAATGCCAGATCTTGAGACACCTGGGAAAATGGCAAAGGCTTGCGAGAGACCTACAAGAAAACTATCTGAGTATCCATGATTTTTTAAATTAATTGAACCCTTTTTTGAAATATCTGCTATGTACATGAAAATAGCCATCAGGAAGGAAACTAATGCTATTGATAGATTTGAATAAAAAAAATTATCAAAAAAATAAGGAAAAAATACTTTTATAGTTCCGCCAAGCATCATAATTGGGATAGTGCCAATCAAAATTGATTTAAATAAATTTTTACGTACTAAATATTCAAAAGATATTTTTGAATATTTCCTTCTTAAACTAAAAATATCATTCTTAAAATACCAAAAAAGAGCCAAAACACTTCCAAACTGAATAATTGCCGACAAAGAGGGGCCTGGATCCTCAATCCTCAAAAAAAGTGATATAACTTTTAAATGAGCTGTACTACTTACAGGAATAAATTCTGTTAAACCTTGAATTAAGCCATATAAAATAAATTTTAAATATTCCAAAAAATTTTTAACGACCTAATTAATTAATAGCAATTTAAGATATCCAATTTACATTTAATAAGTAAAAGCTAATATAAAAAAGCGAAAAAAAAACCTTTTTTAATAATATTTTTTCTTTTTTCTTTATTCTTTTCTGATCCTTTAAAAGCTAATTATTGGTTAATTATTGGAACTTATAGACAAGGACCAGGAGGTCGACCAGAGGTAAGTTGAATAACTAGTCCATCTTTACATTCTATTCCAATAAAAGACATTAATACATGTAATAAAGCAGGGGGGGAATTACAAATGATATATATAAGCCAGTTTGGCAATTTGATAGTAAATGGACCTGTGTATTTAGTGGTGATCAAAAATTAGTTTATCTTTTAACATCATGAGCACAGCCATCTCCCTTGTAATTTTCACTTTCATAGAAATCATTTTTTGTGCCAAAATAAACTGTAAGTAAAACGAAAGGCAAACTTAATATAAATAAAATAGTAGTTAAATCCATAATTGAGTAGTTAAAGAAATGAAGTTATTAAAATTCAAGGAAACCAGCAATTAATTAAACTCACCTTTAATAGTCTGTTGGACCTTTTATCCCAAGATAAAAGAAAGCTACTAAACCTAATAAAAGTAAGACTCCAGCAATAGCTGCAGAAGGAACAAATCCACCTACCGCGAAGGATGAAAAATGATACATCTCTAAATACTAAACTAGTTAGATAATATCAATAAAAAATATGTATTTGTTAAAAATTTTGACTCGAAGACAATTAAAATATTCTTTTTCTAAGCCACTAAAGTCGAATCTTCATTTCCTGATGAAACTCGTATTCTCTCTTCCAACTTAGGACCATATAATTCATTTCCCCATATCTCAACTCTTGAATTGTTTGGAGCCATAAAGGTGAGAATGTCAGTTGGAAATAAAACTCTCTCTAAAAAAAAGTTTGAGGGACCAATACATCTCAAAACAACCATTCTGTTACCCTCATTTTTGTAAGAAAACTCAACCATCCCAAAACAGCAAAATATAAGTAATTAAACATCATTTATAACTAAAAATAATGTATAAAAAATTACTGAAAAAAAAATAAATTCAGAAATTTCTCAGATTTAATCCAGCCTCAACTAAATTTCTTTCTTGATCAATTAATAACAACGCATAAGAATTTAATATGTCAAAACTTTTTTTTGGAATAGATACATTAAGCATTCTCAAGAAATTAGATAATTTTTCATCTTGAAGTGCATTTCCTTTCTTTAAAAACATTTCTTTTTCTTGATTGATCTTCCAAATATTCATATATTCAAATTTCAAAGGCTTAAATTGCCAAATATTGTCTATTAAGCTCCAAACATCTATATATTTATTTAAATTACTTTGAATCTTTAATCTGTAAGAAGATTCGGAAGGACTCAACTCTGGTAAATTCATATTTTGCTGATTAATATCAATAGATAAAGGTTCTATTCCCAAAAACCATCCCTCAATAACCAATAAATCAGGATTATCTAATCTCCAATGAGATCTATCTCCTAAGCCATTTCTCAAGGATTTATCAAAAACTGGCACATTTAATTCTCCGTTTAATTTCCAATTTAATAATTTTTCGTACATTAATTTAACTGAGTGACTTCCAGGAAAACCTCTTGAGACATTCCATGGATTATTATTAATAGCTAATTTCATTTCATCTGATGGGAGGTAAAAATCATCAATTGAAATAACAGCAATTTTGAAATTTAATTTTGACGATATTGCTTCCAGCCATTTACCTAATGTTGTTTTGCCTGTTCCAGGTAGAGCTGAGATCCCAATTATTTTTCGATCAGAAAAATTATGGTGAAATTTATAAGCCTGTGATAAAAGGGGCAATGCCAAACCCCAAATCCAATCATCATTTACCTTGTTTTTCCAATATTGATCAATTGAGAGAATATTTTTTTGATTATTCCAAAAATCAAACCATTCATCCAGGGATTCCCAACCAATATCAATAATTAATTTTTCAAAGTTATCAAGAGGAAAATTAATATCTAAATCTTTCATATATCTAAAAAAGTTTTCGCTTTTTAATCAATTTATTGATTTCATTTTTCCAACCATATCCATTTGGTTCAGAAGCTAAAGTAAATTCCAAATCTTTTAATTGATCTAGTAAATTTAAGTTAGGTCCATCTATTCCAGGAATAACAATTTTAATATCTGAGTTTAAAAGTAGAGGCAAATCATTTGGAGAATCGCCTAAACCTATAATTTCAATATTTTGAACATTTGCATATTCTTTAAGTGCATTTATTGCTTTACCTTTGTTCGATTTTGTAGATAATAAGTGACTCATTCTATTTCCCTTAAAAATATCAACATTGAATTTTTTACAACAGATATTAATTTTCTCTTCTAAATAACTTGGCGGATTTAAAAAAGGCATGCTCCAGTGCCTATCACGCATTAAGTTCAATGAGTTACCTTCTAAACCTGTAAGCTGTGTGGCTTCTTGATCAGTGAGATTATTAAGAGGAGTAAGTATATAATCGATTTCATTAGAAATAAAATTTAAGATTTCTTCAAGAGATTCGTATTTTATTCCAAGAATAATTTCACCATTTAGTCTTTTAAGAGATTCACCATATATTGCTGCACCATTTTCAACAATATAAGGATCCGTCAGGTTAAGTTCCTTTCTAATAACTTTTACTTCTGAAGCGGTTTTGCTTGTACAAAGAATTACGGGAATAGATAATTTTTGTAGTTTTTTAATAGTTTCTTTAGCAGGTGATAAATCATATGAGTGATCCATTAAAGTACCATCTACATCACTTACTACCCAAATAGAAGAATTTTCTATCATTTTTATAAAGCACTAAGCCAAATTACTTGAAAAGGATCAAGACTAATATTTTTGCAATTGTATTTAGTGGATGTTAAAAAATCATGGGTATTGAAATCATTATCAATTATTTTTGGTAGATCATTATCATTCAATTGATAATTAATTTTATTTTCAGTCATATTATGGATTGCAAAAACTGACTCAGGACCTTTACCTCTTTTGATTACAACAATATCACTTCTACCTTTAGACAAACATTTCATTTGTGAACAAGGGTGAAATTGCTTTAATTTTGATCTGACATCCATAGCATTGCGAAGATATTTTAAGTTTTTATTAGCATTAGATTCAGGATTATTTAAAACGGCTAAAAGATTTTCTGATTTAAACTTTTCTCTATTAAGGTCTCTTCTTTGACCTGTCATAGAAAAGCTCTTGATATCATTTTCTGAAGCTAGTAATGCTGGCAAATAAAATGCAGGAACCCCTTTGAGAGCCATTACTAATAATTGACTCAAAATAAATCTTTCATATTGAAATCTTTTAGCATCTCTACTGGAGTCTTCCATTGCACTCCACCAACTAATATTCAATTCATAAGGTTTATCATCACCATTTGATAAACGTCTATGACTTACTAATCCACCTCTTTTTTCACAATTTATTAATAAATCTTTAATTCTCTGCTCATTCATTAAACCCTCAAGAGCTCTTAGCCCAACGCCATCGTGCGATGCTGTGAAATTAAATAAAGTAGTATCTTTAGGTAATATGGGCCAATCAAAAATCCATGAGTTTAGAATATCCGCCCTTGAAGTAATAATTGCCTCTAGGAGAAGAGGAGGCAATGGGAAATTGTATGCCATATGGGCTTCATCATCAGGAATCAGATAAGATAGATTTTCCTTCTGGGGAACATTAGTTTCAGTTATTAAAACTCCCTCATCAAGAAGATTATTTAAAAGAACTCTTAAGAGTTTCACAATAGAATGTGCTTTCGGCAAATGTAAGCATGTTGTCCCTGATTCCTTCCAAATAAAACCTACAGCATCAAGCCTTAACCATTTAATCCCATTAGATAAATAAGTAATAATTAAATTTAAGAACTCAAGAGTCATTTTTGGATTATGCCAATTCAAATCAATTTGATCTGGACCAAAAGTTGTCCAAACTTGCTTAGGGCCATCTTCAGTATTTATTTGAGAAAACAAGGAGGAACTTCTTGGTCTAACTACATTTGACCAGTCAAGATTTTGTTTTGGTGAAAAAACATTTGATATACCCGGTTCTTGGCATTTAATAAATTGTTGAACCCATGGATGAGATGATGAAACATGGTTTAGTACTAAATCAGCCATCAAATCATGATTTTTAGAAATACTTTTAAGATCATTCCAACCACCAAATTTTTCTTCTAAGGAATCATAACTTGAGACTGCAAAACCTCCATCACTTGTAGATTTCAAAAAAGGAAGAATATGTAAAACTTTAGAAAGACTGCCAAAATGTTTACATAACAACTCATTAAGAGTTGTTAATGTTGCTTCGCCATTTTTATAAATACTATCTGCATAAGTTATCAAAACCGAATGAGATTCATTCCACCTTTCCTTATCTCTTTTTTCTTCATAAGCAGATTTCTCTGAGAAATTATCTAAAATCTGTAATAATTGATTTGAAATAAAATTAACTTCTTCTGTAGTATTATTTGAATAAATTGTTTTTAGCAATTTATCAATTTTTATTCTATCTATTTTTTTCTCTGAATCAATTTGCTTCACTTTGAAAAAATCAACGAAGTATTAATACTATTCTGCACATCAATTAGAAAATGGACTTTCAACAAGGGTTAATCACAACAATACATGAATATGGAGTCACAAGAAATTTACTTAAAGAATTAAACAAAAGTCTTAAAAAAAGATCAACTAGTATTTTAATACCTTGCTTATATGAAGAGTTTGAGCGTCCAGCATTAAAAGACATAAGAGAAGTTTTAAAAGACCTTACAGGCTTAAATGAATTAGTTATTGCTCTCTCTGCAAAAACTGTTGAGCAAGTTAACGCAGCAAAATCATTTTTTGACTCAATGCCATTTCCAGTCCATGTTCAATGGACTAATTCTCCCTCTGTAATAGAACTATTAAAAAGTCAAGAAAAAAATGGGTTAGAACTTTTAGGAACTCCAGGTAAAGGATGGGCTGTCTGGCAAGGTATAGGAGTTGCGACAAGAAAATCAGAAGTTGTTGCTCTTTTTGATGCTGACATAAGAACTTTTAGTTCTTTGTATCCATCAAGAATGATACTTCCACTTCTGGATGAATCATATGGAATATCATATGTAAAAGCTTTTTACAGCAGGTTATCGTTAGAGACCAATCAATTACAAGGTAGAGCAACAAGATTATTTGTGGGTCCCTTATTGGCAAGTCTTGAGCAATTAGTAGGGAAGGGTCCCTTTTTACAATATCTTCAATCATTTAGATATCCATTAGCAGGTGAGTTTGCTTTCACTAAAGACCTTGCTATGAATTTACGAATTCCTTGTGACTGGGGTTTAGAAATAGGTTTATTATCAGAGGTTTATAGAAACGTAAGAACTTCAAAAATAGCCCAAGTTGACCTAGGTTTGTTTGATCATAAACATAAGAATATTGGCGGTTCTTCTAAAGAAGGATTACAAAAAATGTGTAAAGAAATACTTTCAAGTGTTTTAAGAGGTCTCATGGAGCATCAAGCAGAGACTTTAACGAGTACTCAACTAGCAACATTAGAAGTTCTTTACAAAAGAGTTGGAGAAGATCGGGTAAAACAATTTGGACTAGATTCAGCAGTTAATCAACTTCCATACGATAGGCATGAAGAAGAGCTATCAGTACAAAAATTTGCGAAGCTATTGAGACCGGCTACAGAAGATTACTTAGCTTGCCCTACGACACAGCAGTTACCAAGTTGGTCAAGAGTTCTATCTTGTGAGGACAAACTGCAAGAAGATTTGGCAATTGCTGGGTCAAAAGATATAAAAACAACTAAAAAAGAATTAATTAAAAACTTCTAAAGTAAAAAATACCTTTGAGCCATTGGGACTTCATCAAGAGGTTCACAAGTAAGAAGTTCTCCGTCAGAAAAAACTTCATAAGTTTGAGGATGAACTGAAATATTTGGAAGCTTACTATTAAGTTTTAAAAGTGATTTATTGATATTTCTGGTATTTTCTACAGCAATACATTTCTTTTGTAAGCCTAATTTATTTGGAATATTTTGATCAATTGAATTTTTACTTAAAAAGGTAAAAGAACTCTTAATTAGAGATTGGCCGAAACTTGCAAACATAGGTCTACCATGTACAGGACCTGGAGTAGGTATTGAAGCATTTGCATCACCCATTTGTGACCAAACGATAGATCCTCCTTTAACAACTAATTCAGGCTTTACCGCAAAAAAGGAAGGTTTCCACAATGCCAGATCAGCAATTTTACCCTTTTCTATAGACCCAACATGTTTATCAATACCATGAGCTATTGCAGGATTAATTGTGACTTTAGAAATATATCTCTTTACTCTGTAATTATCGTTTCTATCAGAATCCTGCGAAAGCGGTCCCCTTTGGACTTTCATTTTATGGGCGGTTTGAAAAGTTCTTGTAATTACTTCACCAACTCTTCCCATAGCTTGAGAATCACTAGCAATAATTGAAAAGGCACCTATATCATGCAAGATATCCTCAGCTGCAATAGTCTCTCTTCTGATCCTTGATTCGGCAAATGCAATATCTTCTGGGATTTTAGAATCTAAATGATGACAAACCATTAACATGTCAAGATGTTCTTCTAATGTGTTCCTTGTATAAGGTCTTGTTGGATTAGTGCTACTTGGAAGAACATTTTTTTCTCCACAAATTTTTATGATGTCTGGCGCATGACCTCCACCTGCTCCTTCGGTATGAAAAGTATGAATAGTTCTTCCTGCAATAGCATTGATAGTATCTTCAACAAAGCCTGCCTCATTCAAAGTATCAGTATGAATACATACTTGTACGTCAAACTTATCTGCAACATTAAGACAAGAATTTATTGTGGAGGGAGTCGTTCCCCAATCCTCATGAAGCTTCAATCCACATGCACCCGCTTCAACCTGATCAATAAGATTGCTCTCGTTTGTTGAGTTTCCTTTTCCAAAAAACCCTAAATTCATGGGAAATGCTTCTGCAGATTGAAGCATTCTTGAAATATGAAAAGAACCAGGAGTACAAGTAGTGGCATTTGTGCCAGTTGCAGGTCCAGTTCCTCCTCCTAACATGGTTGTAATTCCGGAGGCTAATGCTGTCTCAATTTGTTGGGGACAGATAAAATGAATGTGGGTATCTATTGAACCTGCAGTGAGAATATGACCTTCTCCAGCTATTACTTCTGTTGATGCACCAATAACAATATCGACATTATCCTGGATATCAGGATTGCCAGCCTTACCAATTTCAAAAATCATTCCATCTTTTATACCCACATCAGCCTTAATTATTCCCCACCAATCTACGATCAAAGCATTAGTTATTACGGTATCTACAGCTCCATCAGATCTTCTTACTTGAGACTGTCCCATTCCATCTCTAATAACTTTACCTCCACCGAATTTAACTTCATCTCCGTATGTAGTTAAATCCTTTTCTACTTCTATAAAAAGTTCGGTATCAGCAAGTCTTACTCTATCTCCGGTAGTGGGTCCGTAAGTTTGCGCATAAGTATTTCTGTCAATTTTGTAGGACATAATTTTAAGTATCTAAAGAACCGTTAACCAATGAATTGAAACCATGTGCAATTCTGTACCCTGAATAAGATACTAATTTGACATCAGTTGTATCTCCAGGTTCAAATCTAATTGCTGTTCCTGCAGGAATGTCAAGACGCATACCAAGTGTTAATTCTCGATCAAAAATTAAAGCCTTGTTAGCTTCAAAAAAATGATAATGAGATCCAACTTGTACAGGTCTATCTCCAGAATTAGAAACTTTTACTGTTTTAACTTCCTTACCAAGATTTAATTCGATTTCACCTTGTTCAGGAATTATTTCGCCAGGAATTAAATTACTCATAACTAGTTAATCGGATTGTGGATAGTAACTAACTTTGTCCCATCTGGGAAAACTGCTTCTATTTGGACTTCATCAACCATTTCAGGAATCCCCTCCATAACTTGTGATTTTGAAAGCCAAGTAGTTCCCTCTGACATTAATTGACTTACACTTTTTCCATCTCGAGCTCCTTCAAGAACTTGAAAACTCAAAAAAGCAATTGCTTCAGGATAATTAAGCTTAAGACCTCGACTAAGTCTTCTTTCAGCTAAGAGAGCAGCAGAAAAAATCAATAATTTATCCTTTTCTTGAGGTGAAAGATGCATAATAAAAAATTAATCTATAAATTCTTAAAAAAGGTTCTTTCTGAACATAATTAATAATTCATAGAATCTTGTAAAGGCCATACACCTTGATATTTTGGCTCACAAAATCCACTAACAGACCTAATTTGTTTCCAAATACAAAAAAAACATTTCCTAGCTTCTTGAGAAGAACTCCCCAGGAATCTTACAGAGATTCCATTTTCAAGGATTCCAATAGATAAATTATTATTAGTTTCATTGAAAATCTTTTTTATATTTCCCACAAGTTTATTTATTTTTGACGTAGAAAAATCTTTTTCGCAAATCCAAATTAAAGAACCAAAAACAGGCATGTAATCCATACCTGACTTGGCCGCATAACTTGCCTTAGATAATTCAATTTGATCAACATATTCCCAATCATCATATAAATCATTATTTCTCATAATTTCTAATTTAGACCTAAAAACTCCACTCTCAATAGATTCTCTAGAAGAAGATCTTCCAAGTCTTATCAAATCAGTAAATAAAAAACTTGAAGTTTCTGAAATAGATACTTTAAACTTTTGCTCATATAAACCATTTGCAAAGATAATTGTTTCTTGAGGGAGATATTCCAAATGAGAATTATCAAGAATATTTATGAGATTTTTTTGCTTTGAAAAAGTTCCTTTAGGATTGATTTTAGATATCCCAACTGATCCATATACTTTCTGAGCTGAAGAAGTAGTCAACAATACCTTGGAGTTTTTTTCAAGATTTACCTCAAACTCAAGTAAATCGCCGCCAACCAATCCCCCTGCAGTATGCAGAACAGGTAAAATGCACCTGCCCTCCTTATCATGAGTAGACTTTAATAACTTGTAAGGAGAAGTTGATTTAGATTTAAAGATTGTTTTATCAACATTTCCTAAACTTGCTTTATTATTGAAAAAATTTAAGAAACAATTACCTTCCCAAGAAGTTTTAATCATAAATTGTTTTCTTTAATTACTAAATTAAAGTAACCAAAAATTTTGATTATGAGAATGAATAAACAAATTGTTGTAACTGATTGGATTAAGGAAAAACCAAAATTAGGTTCATTTTTAAAACTTACCCTAAGTTCAGATGAAAGAAGAATCTTACGAGGAAAAAGATTAACTGATTGTGATCAAGAAATAATTTTACAATTACCTAGAGATGGCAAATTAAATGATGGAGATATTCTTTCAACTAATGAGTCCAATTTTTATGTAGAGATAATTGCCAAAACAGAAAATTTAATTGAAATAAGTTCAAATTCTAAAATTGAACTTATTAAAACTGCTTATCATCTTGGTAATAGGCACGTAGAAGTAGAAATCGAAGAAAGCATTCTTCTAACAAAAAGTGACTATGTTATTAAAAATATGCTTCTTAATTTTAAAGTTGATTTAAAAAATACGAAAAAAAAGTTTTTTCCGGAAAGAGGTGCCCATAGTCATGAGTAAAAGTCACTTATTAAAATATTTATTAATAAGTCCTAACTTACCAGTTGGAGGATTTTGTTATTCGGAGGGAATGGAGAGTTTTCTTCATAATAAAAATTTAACAGATTCAAATTCGGTAAAAGAATTA encodes:
- the ureE gene encoding urease accessory protein UreE → MRMNKQIVVTDWIKEKPKLGSFLKLTLSSDERRILRGKRLTDCDQEIILQLPRDGKLNDGDILSTNESNFYVEIIAKTENLIEISSNSKIELIKTAYHLGNRHVEVEIEESILLTKSDYVIKNMLLNFKVDLKNTKKKFFPERGAHSHE